A portion of the Cyanobium sp. PCC 7001 genome contains these proteins:
- the miaB gene encoding tRNA (N6-isopentenyl adenosine(37)-C2)-methylthiotransferase MiaB: protein MTATRLQPTAAIQAPAAAPATAAAPDRPVQRGSYWITTFGCQMNKADSERMAGILEAMGYREAGAELEADLVLYNTCTIRDNAEQKVYSYLGRQAQRKRANPNLTLVVAGCVAQQEGEALLRRVPELDLVMGPQHANRLETLLSQVEQGQQVVATEEHHILEDITTARRDSSVCAWVNVIYGCNERCTYCVVPSVRGQEQSRLPEAIRLEMEGLAARGFKETTLLGQNIDAYGRDLPGITPEGRRRHTLTDLLQFVHDVEGIERIRFATSHPRYFTERLIDACAALPKVCEHFHIPFQSGDDAVLKAMARGYTVERYRRIVHRIRERMPDAAISADVIVAFPGETDAQFRNTLRLVEEIGFDQVNTAAYSPRPNTPAADWPDQLSEAVKVERLRELNALVEQQARRRSARYAGRTEQVLVEGTNPRDPSQRMGRTRTNRLTFFPALRPDGRAVEPGDLVNVRIEEVRAFSLSGTLA from the coding sequence ATGACGGCCACCCGACTCCAACCCACCGCCGCGATCCAGGCTCCGGCCGCAGCTCCAGCCACGGCTGCGGCCCCGGATCGGCCCGTGCAACGGGGCAGCTACTGGATCACCACCTTCGGCTGCCAGATGAACAAGGCCGATTCCGAGCGCATGGCCGGAATCCTGGAGGCCATGGGCTACCGCGAAGCCGGCGCCGAACTGGAGGCGGATCTGGTGCTCTACAACACCTGCACGATCCGCGACAACGCCGAACAGAAGGTCTACAGCTACCTGGGCCGCCAGGCCCAGCGCAAACGGGCCAACCCCAATCTCACCCTGGTGGTGGCGGGCTGCGTGGCCCAGCAGGAGGGCGAAGCGCTGCTGCGGCGGGTGCCGGAGCTGGATCTGGTGATGGGCCCCCAGCACGCCAACCGGCTGGAGACCCTGCTGAGCCAGGTGGAGCAGGGCCAGCAGGTGGTGGCCACCGAGGAGCACCACATCCTCGAGGACATCACCACCGCCCGCCGCGACAGCAGCGTCTGCGCCTGGGTGAACGTGATCTACGGCTGCAACGAGCGCTGCACCTACTGCGTGGTGCCCTCGGTGCGCGGCCAGGAGCAGAGCCGGTTGCCCGAGGCGATCCGCCTGGAGATGGAGGGGCTGGCCGCCCGGGGCTTCAAGGAGACCACCCTGCTGGGTCAGAACATCGATGCCTACGGCCGCGACCTGCCCGGCATCACCCCGGAGGGCCGCCGCCGCCACACCCTCACCGATCTGCTCCAGTTCGTGCACGATGTTGAGGGCATCGAGCGGATCCGTTTCGCCACCAGCCATCCGCGCTACTTCACCGAGCGGCTGATCGACGCCTGCGCCGCCCTGCCCAAGGTCTGCGAGCACTTCCACATCCCCTTCCAGAGCGGTGATGACGCCGTGCTCAAGGCGATGGCCCGCGGCTACACGGTGGAGCGCTACCGGCGCATCGTCCACCGCATCCGCGAACGCATGCCCGATGCCGCCATCAGCGCGGATGTGATCGTGGCCTTCCCCGGCGAGACCGACGCCCAGTTCCGCAACACCCTGCGCCTGGTGGAGGAGATCGGCTTCGACCAGGTGAACACCGCCGCCTACTCGCCACGGCCCAACACCCCCGCCGCCGACTGGCCCGATCAGCTGAGCGAGGCGGTGAAGGTGGAGCGGCTGCGGGAGCTCAATGCCCTGGTGGAGCAGCAGGCCCGTCGCCGCAGCGCCCGCTACGCCGGCCGCACCGAGCAGGTGCTGGTGGAGGGCACCAACCCGCGGGATCCTTCCCAGCGCATGGGCCGCACCCGCACCAACCGGCTCACCTTCTTCCCGGCGCTGCGCCCCGATGGCCGTGCGGTGGAGCCGGGCGATCTGGTGAACGTGCGCATCGAGGAGGTGCGGGCCTTCTCGCTGAGCGGCACACTGGCCTGA